In one Bartonella grahamii subsp. shimonis genomic region, the following are encoded:
- the thrS gene encoding threonine--tRNA ligase, translating to MSCSISLFFPDGSKRNYPAEMTGLELAESISKSLAKKAVAYSLDGITRDLSDPLGQSGQVEIITREDSRALELIRHDCAHVLAEAVQELFPETQVTIGPVIENGFYYDFARQQPFTLDDLTVIEKKMREIIQRNKPFRKEIWSREKARKIFSEKKEFYKVELIDSIPENQDLKIYYQGKWFDLCRGPHMQSTGQIGNAFKLMKVAGAYWRGDANNPMLTRIYGTAFTNENDLKAYLHMLEEAEKRDHRRLGREMDLFHFQEEGPGMIFWHKKGWKMFQNLINYMRRRLDDHQYAEVNAPQVLDRSLWEISGHWGWYKENMFKVTPAAEVSNHGNIYALKPMNCPGHVQIFKHGLKSYRDLPIRLAEFGLVHRYEPSGSLHGLMRVRGFTQDDAHIFCTDEQLADECLSINDLILSTYADFGFKEISLKLSTRPEKRVGSDSLWDHAESIMESVLKTIETKFAGQIKTSILPGEGAFYGPKFEYTLKDAIGREWQCGTTQIDFNLPERFGAFYIDKDSEKRQPVMIHRAIFGSMERFLGILIENFAGHMPLWLAPEQVVVATITSEANEYAQKITAKLKAIGLSATIDLRNEKINYKIREHSLQKVPVILVCGKREAETNSVNMRRLGSTNQTLLSIEDAIKQLSNEVTPPDLQRLIKA from the coding sequence ATGTCTTGCTCTATTTCTCTTTTTTTTCCCGATGGTTCAAAACGTAATTACCCCGCCGAAATGACAGGCTTGGAATTAGCAGAATCCATTTCTAAATCACTCGCAAAAAAAGCAGTCGCCTATAGTCTTGATGGTATCACGCGAGACTTATCGGATCCATTGGGACAATCTGGTCAAGTAGAGATTATTACCCGAGAAGATTCACGCGCTCTTGAGCTCATAAGGCATGATTGCGCCCATGTTCTTGCTGAAGCAGTGCAAGAACTCTTTCCTGAAACGCAAGTAACAATAGGTCCTGTCATTGAGAATGGATTCTATTATGATTTTGCACGCCAACAACCTTTTACATTAGATGATCTCACCGTCATTGAAAAGAAAATGCGTGAAATTATCCAACGCAATAAACCTTTTAGAAAAGAAATTTGGTCTCGTGAAAAAGCGAGAAAAATTTTTTCTGAGAAAAAGGAATTTTACAAAGTTGAACTTATTGATAGCATCCCTGAAAATCAAGATTTAAAAATTTATTATCAAGGAAAATGGTTTGATCTTTGCCGCGGACCGCACATGCAATCTACAGGGCAAATTGGGAATGCTTTTAAATTAATGAAAGTCGCAGGAGCTTATTGGCGCGGCGATGCCAATAATCCAATGCTCACGAGGATTTATGGAACAGCATTTACAAATGAAAATGACTTAAAAGCCTACCTCCATATGCTAGAAGAAGCTGAAAAACGTGATCATCGCCGCTTGGGACGTGAAATGGACTTATTTCATTTTCAAGAAGAAGGGCCAGGAATGATTTTTTGGCACAAAAAAGGTTGGAAAATGTTCCAAAATTTGATCAACTATATGCGTAGACGCCTTGATGATCATCAATATGCTGAAGTTAATGCGCCACAAGTTCTAGATAGGTCACTCTGGGAAATATCTGGCCATTGGGGGTGGTATAAGGAAAATATGTTCAAAGTAACTCCAGCAGCAGAAGTTTCAAATCATGGGAATATTTATGCCCTAAAACCAATGAATTGCCCTGGTCATGTGCAAATTTTTAAACATGGTTTAAAATCTTATCGTGATTTGCCTATTAGACTTGCTGAATTTGGACTTGTTCATCGTTATGAGCCTTCAGGCTCTTTACATGGTCTTATGCGTGTGCGTGGTTTTACGCAAGATGATGCGCATATTTTTTGTACTGATGAACAATTAGCCGATGAATGTCTCAGTATTAATGATCTTATTTTATCAACTTATGCTGATTTTGGTTTTAAAGAAATTAGTCTTAAACTTTCAACACGTCCAGAAAAACGAGTTGGATCTGATTCATTATGGGATCATGCAGAAAGTATCATGGAATCTGTCCTTAAAACGATTGAAACAAAATTTGCAGGACAAATCAAAACAAGTATTCTTCCAGGTGAGGGAGCATTTTATGGTCCAAAATTTGAATATACATTAAAGGATGCTATTGGCCGTGAATGGCAATGTGGAACAACACAAATAGATTTTAATCTTCCTGAACGTTTTGGTGCATTCTATATTGATAAAGATTCAGAAAAACGTCAACCTGTTATGATCCACCGTGCTATTTTTGGATCAATGGAGCGTTTTCTTGGTATATTAATCGAAAATTTTGCTGGACATATGCCACTTTGGCTTGCTCCTGAACAAGTTGTTGTTGCAACAATTACATCCGAAGCAAATGAATATGCCCAAAAAATAACGGCAAAACTTAAAGCTATTGGGCTTTCCGCAACAATAGATCTCCGCAATGAAAAAATTAATTATAAAATACGAGAACATTCTTTACAAAAAGTCCCCGTAATTTTAGTATGCGGCAAACGTGAAGCTGAAACAAACAGCGTAAATATGCGCCGCTTAGGAAGTACAAATCAAACTCTTTTATCTATAGAAGATGCGATTAAGCAACTCTCAAATGAGGTAACACCTCCAGATTTACAGCGTTTAATAAAGGCATAA
- a CDS encoding alpha/beta hydrolase, giving the protein MILRYLALLMRYLALLICISLLSACSDSRAVLWHGVHATPSMTAVEREVEGKPVSPKAIVPVYVATSRMMQNSYAQPYGAERSNKVHYNRVDVGIPQQHIKGVVEINAYKPTHDKYFAAVALQKYDNKEQFKQQLNAALEKKPKGKREIFLFIHGYNNNFADGTFRTAQFTHDYSLNVVAVHYSWPSAGSVPLYIYDRDSANFARDGLIELLTLISETNADQISVIAHSMGNFVIMEAFRTLALQKKYKPIHRITSLLMAAPDIDVDVFERQLNDIKKLPQPTAILVSRADKALAVSGRLTGGHHRVGDGSDIEMLRKNGIAVLDFSHVDGGAHNVFASSPTLMALSREGSLASTIMQGTELSPSQALLADGSSVLEKTTHLILYTPVRLFSPRIPR; this is encoded by the coding sequence ATGATTCTGAGATATTTAGCACTTCTTATGAGATATTTAGCACTTCTTATTTGTATCTCTTTATTGTCAGCATGTAGTGATTCACGTGCTGTGCTTTGGCATGGAGTGCATGCAACTCCTTCTATGACTGCAGTAGAAAGGGAAGTTGAAGGGAAACCGGTTTCTCCAAAAGCCATCGTTCCAGTGTATGTTGCAACAAGTCGTATGATGCAAAATAGTTACGCTCAACCTTATGGTGCAGAGCGATCAAATAAAGTACATTATAATCGCGTAGATGTAGGAATTCCTCAGCAACATATAAAGGGCGTTGTTGAAATAAATGCGTATAAACCTACGCATGATAAGTATTTTGCAGCAGTAGCATTGCAAAAATACGATAATAAAGAACAGTTTAAACAGCAATTAAATGCTGCTTTAGAAAAAAAGCCAAAAGGAAAAAGAGAAATTTTTCTTTTTATCCATGGGTATAATAATAATTTTGCAGATGGTACATTTCGTACAGCACAATTTACACACGATTATTCTTTAAATGTTGTTGCTGTACATTATTCTTGGCCTTCCGCCGGATCTGTTCCTCTTTATATTTATGATCGTGACAGTGCTAATTTTGCTCGTGACGGATTGATAGAGCTTTTAACACTTATTAGTGAAACCAATGCTGATCAGATTTCGGTTATTGCACATTCTATGGGCAATTTTGTTATAATGGAAGCATTTAGAACTTTAGCCTTACAGAAAAAATATAAGCCTATTCATCGTATTACAAGTTTATTAATGGCTGCACCAGACATTGATGTTGATGTATTTGAGCGCCAACTTAATGATATAAAAAAACTCCCGCAGCCAACAGCTATTTTAGTATCCAGAGCGGATAAAGCTCTCGCAGTTTCAGGACGTCTTACGGGTGGGCATCATCGTGTGGGCGATGGCTCAGATATTGAAATGTTACGTAAAAATGGAATAGCTGTTCTTGATTTCTCTCATGTGGATGGGGGGGCACACAATGTTTTTGCATCTTCGCCAACGTTGATGGCTCTTTCTCGAGAGGGTTCTTTGGCTTCCACAATTATGCAAGGTACAGAATTGTCACCTAGTCAAGCTCTTCTTGCTGATGGTAGTAGTGTGTTGGAGAAAACAACACATCTTATTCTTTATACACCTGTACGTTTGTTTTCTCCACGGATTCCACGTTGA
- a CDS encoding DsbA family protein: MTYHSHNSKITLLSKILVPVMSSILIFLPSLSNATSHSKTANHLNLEKLKKQLLEDSSFLFKLKEKIIPHTDSHHIQQVVKEYLLTHPEIMIEMQLILQEKMEKQNEYENQIQTSVIHLLEKEIFHSPHDGILGNKNGKKVLINFFDYNCGYCKISYSHIEELIKEYPDLKVIIKDLPILSSDSMAAHTVAYAFRKQFPEKYPQFHKMLLMYQGRANEAKAIKVAVSLGADEKKLRNAIKDPNLQNTFKKNIQIASKLHITGTPSYIIGNKIFIGAARQNILKQAIDNTQ; the protein is encoded by the coding sequence ATGACTTATCACTCTCATAACTCGAAAATAACACTTCTTTCAAAAATTTTAGTCCCAGTTATGTCGAGTATTTTAATCTTTTTACCTTCTTTATCAAACGCAACATCACACTCAAAAACAGCAAACCATTTAAACTTAGAAAAGCTTAAAAAACAGCTTTTGGAAGATTCTAGCTTTTTATTTAAGCTTAAAGAAAAAATTATACCACACACTGATTCTCATCATATTCAACAAGTTGTCAAAGAGTATCTTCTTACCCATCCAGAAATTATGATTGAAATGCAGCTTATTCTTCAAGAGAAGATGGAAAAACAAAATGAATACGAAAACCAAATACAAACTTCTGTCATTCATCTATTAGAAAAAGAAATTTTTCACTCTCCTCATGATGGCATTTTGGGGAACAAAAATGGTAAAAAAGTGCTTATCAATTTTTTTGATTACAACTGTGGATATTGTAAAATTTCCTACTCACATATAGAAGAATTGATAAAAGAATATCCAGACTTAAAAGTTATTATCAAAGATTTACCAATTTTAAGCTCTGATTCTATGGCAGCCCATACTGTTGCCTACGCATTTCGAAAACAATTTCCAGAGAAATATCCTCAGTTTCACAAAATGCTTTTAATGTATCAAGGTCGTGCAAATGAAGCTAAAGCTATTAAAGTAGCTGTTTCATTAGGAGCAGATGAAAAAAAACTACGTAATGCAATAAAAGATCCTAATCTTCAAAATACCTTTAAAAAAAATATTCAAATTGCCTCTAAACTTCATATTACAGGAACACCTTCTTACATCATTGGTAATAAAATATTCATTGGCGCAGCCAGACAAAATATTCTAAAACAAGCGATAGACAATACACAGTGA
- a CDS encoding beta-ketoacyl-ACP synthase III, giving the protein MIRSIIRGVGSALPKRSLSNDEIAKFVETSDSWIIQRTGIRQRYIASENETTVSLGVEAAQAALTNAGLTTKDIDCIILATSTPNRTFPASAVEIQSALGMSHGFAFDIQAVCSGFIFALTTGDSYLRCGAAKRILVIGSDTFSRILDWEDRTTCVLFGDGAGAAILEAQEIEESVAFERGILSAKLRSNGAYIDKLYVDGGPSTTQTTGHLRMEGREVFKYAVGMITDVVDDCFAAAGMDSSQLDWFVPHQANKRIIEASAKKLGISPDKVVITVDQHGNTSAASVPLALTTAVCDGKIKEGDLIMLEAMGGGFTWGAILIRW; this is encoded by the coding sequence ATGATTCGGTCAATTATACGTGGTGTAGGAAGTGCTTTGCCGAAAAGAAGTTTATCAAATGATGAGATTGCAAAGTTTGTTGAAACGTCAGATTCATGGATTATTCAGCGTACAGGAATACGCCAACGTTATATTGCCAGTGAAAATGAAACAACTGTTTCTTTAGGAGTTGAGGCTGCGCAAGCAGCACTTACAAATGCTGGTTTAACAACAAAAGACATTGATTGTATTATTTTAGCAACATCCACCCCAAATCGAACTTTTCCTGCTTCTGCTGTTGAAATTCAGAGTGCTTTGGGAATGAGCCATGGATTTGCTTTTGATATTCAAGCTGTTTGCTCTGGTTTTATTTTTGCTTTAACGACAGGAGATTCTTATTTACGGTGTGGAGCAGCTAAAAGAATTTTAGTTATTGGATCTGATACATTTTCTCGAATTTTAGATTGGGAAGATCGTACAACATGTGTTTTGTTTGGTGATGGTGCGGGTGCTGCTATTTTGGAAGCACAAGAAATTGAGGAGAGTGTTGCTTTTGAACGTGGTATATTGTCTGCGAAACTGCGCTCTAATGGTGCTTATATAGATAAGCTATATGTTGATGGTGGACCTTCAACAACACAAACGACAGGCCATTTGCGTATGGAAGGACGAGAAGTCTTTAAATATGCTGTCGGTATGATAACGGATGTGGTTGATGATTGTTTCGCAGCTGCAGGTATGGATTCTTCACAACTAGATTGGTTTGTACCTCATCAGGCTAATAAGCGCATTATTGAAGCATCTGCTAAAAAACTGGGAATTTCACCAGATAAAGTTGTGATTACCGTTGATCAACATGGTAATACGTCTGCGGCATCAGTTCCATTGGCTTTAACAACAGCTGTTTGCGATGGAAAAATAAAAGAAGGAGATCTTATCATGTTAGAAGCCATGGGAGGTGGATTTACATGGGGAGCAATTCTTATTCGTTGGTAA
- the folE gene encoding GTP cyclohydrolase I FolE produces MRNIVKEDAKDSFLSEEKRPSIEEVEKAIRTLLLWIGEDPNREGLLETPRRMAKAYRELFNGYSQSVKETLGTVFEEVSGYNEAIIVKNIPFYSHCEHHMIPIIGKAHIAYLPNEKIVGLSKIVRVVDIFSRRLQTQEAMTAQVAQALKTYLKPHGVAVLIEAEHMCMAMRGIQKQGSTTITRNFHGYYERDQAAQAHFMMMIQRS; encoded by the coding sequence ATGCGTAATATTGTTAAAGAAGACGCAAAGGATTCTTTTTTATCTGAAGAAAAGCGTCCGAGTATTGAAGAGGTGGAAAAAGCAATTCGTACATTACTCTTATGGATAGGGGAAGATCCAAATAGAGAAGGGCTTTTAGAGACTCCAAGACGTATGGCCAAGGCATATCGCGAGCTTTTTAATGGTTATAGTCAATCAGTTAAAGAAACTTTAGGCACAGTTTTTGAAGAGGTTTCAGGATATAATGAAGCCATAATCGTGAAAAATATACCTTTTTATTCACACTGTGAGCATCATATGATCCCAATTATTGGGAAAGCACATATAGCATATCTTCCTAATGAAAAAATTGTTGGACTTTCAAAAATTGTGCGTGTTGTAGATATTTTTTCTCGTCGTTTACAAACACAAGAAGCTATGACAGCGCAAGTGGCTCAAGCGTTAAAAACGTATCTGAAGCCTCATGGTGTAGCAGTATTGATTGAGGCTGAGCACATGTGCATGGCTATGAGAGGAATCCAAAAACAGGGCTCTACAACAATTACAAGAAACTTTCATGGTTATTATGAAAGAGATCAAGCTGCACAAGCACACTTTATGATGATGATTCAAAGATCGTAG
- the accB gene encoding acetyl-CoA carboxylase biotin carboxyl carrier protein, with product MATKKMDSEKYTAIDTKIIRDLAEILNDTNLTNIEVEQGELRICVSRQNTSTSSEQAIYAPVSTPTFSVTSSPIPTTETPIQPIQEDKSKNTITSPMVGTAYLAPSPGAQPFVEVGQNVSEGETLLIIEAMKTMNQISSPRSGTVTTVLVKDGQPVEFGEPLIIVE from the coding sequence ATGGCAACAAAAAAAATGGATTCGGAAAAATATACCGCAATTGATACGAAAATTATTCGTGATCTTGCTGAAATTTTGAATGATACAAATTTGACGAACATTGAAGTTGAACAAGGGGAGCTTCGTATTTGTGTCTCTCGCCAAAATACCTCAACTTCTTCCGAGCAAGCAATTTATGCTCCTGTTTCTACTCCTACTTTTTCTGTAACCTCTTCGCCAATCCCAACAACTGAAACTCCTATACAACCTATCCAAGAAGATAAATCAAAAAACACAATAACCTCTCCGATGGTTGGAACAGCTTATCTTGCGCCTTCACCAGGCGCGCAACCTTTTGTAGAAGTAGGACAAAATGTTTCTGAAGGGGAGACATTACTTATTATTGAAGCCATGAAAACAATGAATCAAATTTCATCACCACGCTCAGGCACGGTAACCACTGTTCTTGTCAAAGATGGCCAACCTGTTGAATTTGGTGAGCCACTTATCATTGTTGAATAA
- the plsX gene encoding phosphate acyltransferase PlsX has translation MIRISVDVMGGDYGPEAAIAGAAIVQKYLPNIYFLFYGIEEVVRPVLKKYPCLDSVSCFCPTENYTRMDEKPSQALRNGRGKSSMWYAIEAVKNGEADTCISAGNTGALMAMSYFCLKMLAEAERPGIAGIWPTLRSESVVLDIGATIGASASQLVDLAVMGAGMFRALYHTERPSVGLLNVGVEEVKGLYEIKKAGMILREVQLEGLEYKGFVEGNDIGKGTVDVVVTEGFSGNIALKTAEGTARQIGEILNTALRSSFLTSLGYFLSRGAFRILKHKMDPDRVNGGVLLGLNGVVIKSHGSANANGFASAIRVGYEMVNNGLLQKITADLRRFHENKETLFNQEDEAVMNGEPL, from the coding sequence GTGATTAGAATTTCTGTGGATGTCATGGGCGGTGATTACGGTCCAGAAGCAGCTATTGCAGGAGCAGCAATTGTACAAAAATATTTACCAAATATTTATTTTCTGTTTTATGGAATAGAGGAGGTTGTTCGTCCGGTTTTAAAAAAATATCCTTGTTTGGATTCTGTATCGTGTTTTTGTCCTACAGAAAATTATACACGTATGGATGAAAAGCCAAGCCAAGCACTTCGTAATGGACGTGGCAAATCATCAATGTGGTACGCTATTGAAGCGGTAAAAAATGGTGAAGCTGATACTTGCATTTCTGCTGGTAATACGGGTGCACTTATGGCCATGTCTTATTTTTGTTTGAAAATGCTAGCAGAGGCTGAACGTCCTGGTATTGCAGGTATCTGGCCAACACTTCGCAGTGAGAGTGTCGTTTTAGATATTGGAGCAACAATTGGTGCATCTGCTAGTCAGTTAGTTGATTTGGCGGTTATGGGAGCGGGTATGTTTCGAGCTTTATATCACACTGAAAGACCAAGTGTTGGGCTTTTAAATGTGGGGGTGGAAGAGGTTAAAGGACTTTATGAAATAAAAAAAGCAGGAATGATATTGCGTGAAGTGCAATTAGAAGGATTGGAATATAAAGGATTTGTTGAGGGCAATGATATTGGAAAAGGAACAGTCGATGTTGTTGTGACAGAGGGGTTTTCTGGTAATATTGCTTTAAAAACCGCAGAAGGAACCGCACGACAGATAGGAGAGATTTTAAACACTGCACTGCGCAGTTCTTTTTTAACATCTCTTGGTTATTTTTTATCACGGGGTGCTTTTCGTATACTGAAACATAAAATGGATCCCGATAGGGTGAATGGGGGAGTGCTTTTAGGTTTGAATGGTGTTGTTATAAAAAGTCATGGCAGTGCTAATGCTAATGGTTTTGCTTCTGCTATCCGCGTTGGTTATGAAATGGTTAATAATGGACTTTTACAAAAAATAACGGCTGATTTACGGCGATTTCATGAGAATAAAGAAACGCTTTTTAATCAAGAAGATGAAGCGGTGATGAATGGGGAGCCCTTATGA
- the yidD gene encoding membrane protein insertion efficiency factor YidD — MFKSQSRQKKLTRNYTGTWQKTPGRLLGIFLIRFYQVTLSSLIGNQCRHTPTCSEYTYEAIARHGLWAGAWMGLFRIMRCGPFGTDGFDPVPISLGNSCCFYKPWRYWKISDKHNK, encoded by the coding sequence ATGTTCAAATCACAATCTCGACAAAAAAAATTGACTCGAAATTACACAGGCACTTGGCAAAAAACACCCGGACGATTATTAGGTATTTTCTTAATACGTTTCTATCAAGTAACACTTTCGAGTCTTATAGGCAATCAATGTCGCCATACTCCGACTTGTTCAGAATATACATATGAAGCGATTGCACGCCATGGGCTTTGGGCTGGTGCATGGATGGGACTCTTTCGTATCATGCGTTGTGGTCCCTTTGGAACAGATGGCTTTGATCCAGTACCTATTTCTCTTGGAAATTCTTGCTGTTTTTATAAACCTTGGCGTTACTGGAAAATTTCTGACAAACACAACAAATAA
- a CDS encoding iron-sulfur cluster assembly scaffold protein, which produces MIDNIYNDKILKYAAHIGKIGRLNNPDATSRKHAHLCGSTITVDLKVENGIITDFAHEIYACVLGQASASLLASHIIGQTTQDLKILREVIYKMLTQNGPSPQAPFENFSCLQPIKDYKVRHAATLLPFDATIDCIQKIEEK; this is translated from the coding sequence ATGATTGATAATATCTATAATGATAAAATACTTAAATATGCTGCACATATAGGTAAAATTGGGCGTCTTAATAATCCTGATGCAACATCAAGAAAACATGCACACCTTTGTGGTTCGACAATCACTGTAGATTTAAAAGTGGAAAATGGTATCATTACGGATTTTGCCCATGAAATATACGCATGTGTGCTAGGGCAAGCTTCAGCTTCACTTTTAGCATCTCATATCATCGGACAAACAACACAAGATCTTAAAATATTGCGTGAAGTTATCTATAAAATGCTAACGCAAAATGGTCCTTCTCCTCAAGCTCCATTTGAGAATTTTTCTTGCTTACAGCCCATTAAAGACTATAAAGTGCGCCATGCAGCAACACTACTACCCTTTGATGCAACGATAGACTGCATTCAAAAAATTGAAGAAAAATAA
- the accC gene encoding acetyl-CoA carboxylase biotin carboxylase subunit — MIRKILIANRGEIALRVLRACKELGIKTVAVHSTADADAMHVRLADESVCIGPPPARDSYLSIQQIIAACEITGADAVHPGYGFLSENAKFADVLEAHDITFIGPTAAHIRIMGDKIEAKKTAKKLGIPVVPGSDGAVTEELDALRTAREIGYPVIIKASAGGGGRGMKVVHSEQEFSIALKTTRSEAKAAFGDDAVYIEKYLEKPRHIEIQVIGDGVGNAIHLGERDCSLQRRHQKVWEEATSPALNETERKKIGDIVANACAKLGYRGAGTIEFLYENGEFYFIEMNTRLQVEHPVTEAITGIDLVHEQIHIASGCKLSVTQDDICFSGHAIECRINAEDPINFTPSPGTITHFHTPGGLGIRVDSGAYSGYRIPPYYDSMIGKLIVHGRTRLECMMRLRRALDEFVVDGIKTTLPLFRDLINNQDVADGNYNIHWLEKYLAHQSKFSDS, encoded by the coding sequence ATGATTCGAAAAATCCTCATTGCTAATCGGGGAGAAATTGCTCTTCGCGTTTTACGTGCATGTAAAGAACTTGGCATAAAAACCGTAGCTGTTCACTCTACCGCTGATGCAGATGCAATGCATGTTCGTCTTGCTGACGAAAGTGTTTGTATTGGTCCTCCTCCCGCTCGCGATTCTTATTTGAGTATTCAGCAAATTATTGCTGCTTGTGAAATTACAGGGGCTGATGCTGTTCATCCAGGTTATGGCTTTCTTTCTGAAAATGCAAAATTTGCAGATGTTCTAGAAGCCCATGATATTACATTCATCGGTCCAACAGCTGCTCATATCCGAATCATGGGCGATAAAATCGAAGCAAAGAAAACCGCCAAAAAACTTGGTATTCCTGTAGTTCCCGGTTCAGATGGAGCAGTCACTGAAGAATTAGATGCTTTACGCACTGCTCGTGAAATTGGTTATCCAGTTATTATCAAAGCTTCTGCCGGTGGTGGTGGACGTGGTATGAAAGTCGTTCATTCTGAACAAGAATTTTCTATAGCTCTCAAAACAACGCGTTCAGAAGCGAAAGCTGCTTTTGGTGATGACGCTGTTTACATAGAGAAATATTTAGAAAAACCCCGTCATATTGAAATTCAAGTCATAGGTGACGGTGTGGGGAATGCTATTCATTTAGGAGAACGCGATTGTTCACTTCAACGACGGCATCAAAAAGTATGGGAAGAAGCTACATCACCTGCACTTAATGAAACTGAACGAAAAAAAATTGGTGATATTGTTGCAAATGCCTGTGCCAAACTTGGATATCGTGGAGCTGGCACTATTGAATTTCTTTATGAAAATGGCGAATTTTATTTTATTGAAATGAACACGCGTTTACAAGTTGAACATCCTGTAACTGAAGCAATTACAGGTATAGATTTAGTCCATGAACAAATCCATATTGCATCAGGCTGCAAGCTTTCAGTGACACAAGATGATATCTGTTTTTCTGGTCATGCCATTGAATGCCGCATTAATGCAGAAGATCCTATTAACTTTACGCCATCACCTGGAACCATTACACATTTTCATACACCTGGAGGTTTAGGGATTCGTGTTGATTCAGGTGCTTATTCAGGTTATCGTATTCCTCCTTATTATGATAGCATGATTGGGAAGCTGATTGTTCATGGGCGTACCCGTTTAGAATGTATGATGCGTTTACGGCGTGCTCTAGATGAATTTGTCGTCGATGGGATAAAAACTACACTACCTCTTTTTCGCGATCTTATTAATAATCAGGATGTTGCTGATGGTAATTATAATATTCACTGGCTAGAAAAATACCTTGCTCATCAATCAAAATTTTCAGATTCGTAA
- a CDS encoding integration host factor subunit alpha yields MTSKTVTRADLASVVCKRVGLSHTESAALVELVLDEICNSLVRGEAVKLSSFATFQVRSKNERVGRNPKTGVEAPIPPRRVVTFKAANVLKQRILDSHRARQKKL; encoded by the coding sequence ATGACAAGTAAGACAGTAACGCGTGCAGATTTAGCGAGCGTAGTTTGTAAAAGAGTGGGCTTGTCACATACTGAATCAGCAGCTTTAGTCGAATTGGTTTTGGATGAGATTTGCAACTCACTTGTAAGAGGTGAAGCGGTTAAGTTATCTTCTTTTGCAACTTTTCAGGTTCGCAGTAAAAATGAGCGTGTTGGGCGCAATCCAAAAACAGGTGTTGAAGCACCTATTCCGCCGCGACGTGTTGTGACGTTTAAGGCTGCCAATGTTCTTAAACAGAGAATTTTAGATTCGCATCGTGCAAGACAGAAAAAGTTATAA
- a CDS encoding MerR family transcriptional regulator — protein sequence MDKSSDAFRTISEVAELLELPQHVLRFWETRFRQIKPMKRGGGRRYYRPVDVDLLNGIKQLLYDQGYTIKGVQRLLKENGVAFVTALGNGDLDAMNVVIEKKHAEQTSENASNKSKKSSFGLLSFMRSEGETSVGSVNLYKDKTDKALLQEILFELIECKRVLDRAR from the coding sequence ATGGATAAGAGCTCTGATGCTTTTCGCACAATTAGCGAAGTAGCCGAGTTACTGGAGCTTCCGCAGCATGTTTTAAGATTCTGGGAAACACGTTTTAGGCAGATTAAACCAATGAAACGTGGGGGAGGAAGGCGCTATTATCGTCCGGTCGATGTTGATTTGCTCAATGGTATCAAGCAGTTATTATATGATCAGGGTTATACGATAAAAGGTGTGCAACGCCTTTTGAAAGAAAATGGTGTTGCTTTTGTGACTGCATTGGGTAATGGTGATCTTGATGCTATGAATGTGGTCATAGAGAAGAAACACGCAGAACAAACTTCTGAAAATGCTAGCAATAAGTCTAAGAAATCTTCTTTTGGCCTTTTGAGTTTCATGAGGAGTGAGGGAGAAACATCTGTTGGTTCTGTGAATCTTTACAAAGATAAAACCGATAAAGCATTGTTGCAAGAAATCCTGTTTGAACTCATTGAATGTAAGCGTGTTCTTGATAGAGCACGATAA